A window of candidate division KSB1 bacterium contains these coding sequences:
- a CDS encoding glucosidase, giving the protein MNAEKQRLEESRLKKAAWKKWGPYVTERQWGTVREDYSPYGNAWEYVSHDAARSKAFRWGEEGIAGICDERQLLCFALALWNGRDPILKERLFGLTGNEGNHGEDVKEYYYYLDSTPTHSYMKMLYKYPQHEFPYGWLVEENRRRGKDAPEFELIDTGIFNDDRYFDVFVEYAKAAPEDVLIRLTAHNRGPEAATLHLLPTIWFRNTWAWGYNGHKPNMMVTARGGIEINQTDLGKMWLLCEGDPKFLFCDNETNIKRLYNVDAKGYCKDGINEYVVHGNKSGVNPAQMGTKAAAHYVFNIPAGRSAAVRLRLTNLATSTDKAFVDFDATFAKRLKETDEFYADIQWQMKDDDAKNVQRQAFAGMLWSKQFYYFDIPQWLNGDPGQPPPPPERKHGRNSEWLHLNNAEIISMPDKWEYPWYAAWDLAFHCIPLAMIDADFAKEQLVLLTREWYMHPNGQLPAYEWAFGDVNPPVHAWATWRVFQIDRKLNGGKGDIVFLERVFQKLLLNFTWWVNRKDAHGMNIFQGGFLGLDNIGVFDRSAPLPTGGHIAQADGTSWMAMYSLNMMRISLELALHNPTVYQDMATKFFEHFLYIAGATANIGGEGINLWDQQDEFFYDVLHLPNDAKIPLKVRSMVGLIPLFAVETLEPDLLDKVPEFKARLEWFLNYRPDLANLVSRWHEPGLGERRLLSLLRGRRMKRLLKRMLDETEFLSDYGVRALSRIHDDHPYVFHVNGNTFTVKYQPAESDSGLFGGNSNWRGPIWMPVNYLIIESLQKFHHYYGDDFKVECPTGSGKFITINEVANELSRRLTRIFLKDERGRRPVLGYSEKMQNDPNFRDYVLFHEYFHGDNGRGVGASHQTGWTGLVAKLLQPRAAEKA; this is encoded by the coding sequence ATGAACGCGGAGAAACAACGTCTTGAAGAGTCCCGTCTGAAAAAAGCGGCGTGGAAAAAATGGGGGCCTTATGTCACCGAGCGGCAATGGGGCACGGTGCGCGAGGATTACAGCCCGTATGGCAACGCGTGGGAATATGTCTCGCACGACGCGGCGCGCAGCAAGGCTTTTCGCTGGGGCGAAGAAGGTATCGCGGGAATTTGTGACGAGCGCCAATTGTTGTGTTTTGCATTGGCGCTGTGGAATGGCCGCGATCCGATTTTGAAGGAACGCCTTTTTGGCCTCACCGGCAACGAGGGCAACCACGGCGAAGACGTGAAAGAGTATTACTATTATCTCGACAGCACACCGACGCATTCGTACATGAAGATGCTGTACAAATATCCGCAGCACGAGTTTCCCTATGGCTGGCTGGTCGAGGAGAATCGGCGCCGCGGCAAAGACGCGCCGGAGTTTGAATTGATCGATACCGGCATTTTCAATGACGATCGTTATTTCGACGTGTTTGTCGAATATGCGAAAGCCGCGCCGGAGGATGTTCTGATTCGCCTCACCGCGCACAATCGCGGACCGGAAGCGGCAACGCTGCATTTGTTGCCGACGATTTGGTTTCGGAATACGTGGGCATGGGGTTACAATGGCCACAAGCCGAATATGATGGTCACGGCGCGGGGCGGCATTGAAATCAACCAAACCGATCTCGGCAAAATGTGGCTGCTCTGCGAGGGCGATCCGAAATTTTTGTTCTGCGATAATGAGACCAACATCAAGCGTTTGTACAACGTCGACGCCAAAGGTTATTGCAAAGACGGTATCAACGAGTACGTTGTGCATGGAAATAAGTCGGGGGTAAATCCGGCACAAATGGGCACGAAAGCCGCGGCGCATTATGTGTTCAATATTCCCGCCGGAAGATCGGCGGCAGTTCGTCTGCGTTTGACGAATTTGGCGACCTCGACTGATAAAGCTTTTGTCGATTTCGACGCGACGTTTGCGAAACGTCTCAAGGAGACTGATGAATTTTATGCGGATATACAATGGCAGATGAAAGACGATGACGCGAAAAATGTCCAGCGCCAAGCCTTTGCCGGAATGTTGTGGTCGAAGCAATTTTACTATTTCGATATTCCGCAATGGTTGAACGGCGATCCGGGGCAACCGCCGCCGCCACCAGAACGCAAGCACGGCCGCAACAGCGAGTGGTTGCACCTCAACAACGCCGAAATTATTTCGATGCCGGACAAGTGGGAGTATCCGTGGTATGCAGCGTGGGATCTAGCGTTTCACTGCATCCCGCTGGCGATGATCGACGCGGATTTTGCCAAGGAACAATTGGTGCTGCTCACGCGCGAGTGGTACATGCATCCCAACGGCCAACTGCCGGCGTATGAATGGGCGTTCGGCGACGTCAACCCACCGGTGCATGCGTGGGCGACGTGGCGCGTCTTTCAAATCGATCGCAAGCTCAACGGCGGCAAGGGCGACATCGTTTTTCTCGAGCGCGTTTTTCAAAAGCTTTTATTGAATTTCACGTGGTGGGTGAATCGCAAAGACGCACACGGCATGAATATTTTTCAGGGCGGTTTTCTCGGGCTGGATAATATCGGCGTGTTTGATCGCAGTGCGCCGCTGCCAACCGGTGGGCACATTGCGCAGGCCGACGGCACGAGCTGGATGGCGATGTATTCACTCAACATGATGCGTATTTCGTTGGAGCTGGCGCTGCACAACCCGACGGTTTATCAGGACATGGCCACCAAGTTTTTCGAGCATTTTCTTTATATCGCCGGGGCTACGGCAAACATAGGCGGCGAGGGCATCAATTTGTGGGATCAACAAGACGAGTTCTTTTACGACGTGCTGCACCTGCCGAACGATGCGAAGATTCCGTTGAAAGTGCGCTCGATGGTGGGTTTGATTCCACTTTTTGCGGTGGAAACGCTGGAGCCGGATTTGCTCGACAAAGTGCCGGAATTTAAAGCGCGCCTTGAGTGGTTTCTGAATTATCGGCCGGATTTGGCAAATCTGGTTTCGCGTTGGCATGAGCCTGGTTTGGGCGAGCGTCGCTTGCTCTCGCTGCTGCGCGGCCGTCGCATGAAGCGCCTGCTCAAACGCATGTTGGACGAGACGGAGTTTCTTTCGGATTACGGCGTGCGGGCGTTGTCGCGCATTCACGACGATCATCCTTATGTTTTCCATGTCAACGGCAACACCTTCACCGTAAAATACCAGCCGGCGGAATCCGATTCCGGCTTGTTCGGCGGCAACTCGAACTGGCGCGGTCCGATTTGGATGCCGGTGAATTATCTCATTATCGAGTCGCTGCAAAAGTTTCATCATTATTACGGCGACGATTTCAAAGTCGAGTGTCCGACCGGCTCCGGCAAATTTATAACGATTAATGAAGTCGCGAACGAGCTTTCGCGCCGCTTGACGCGGATCTTTTTGAAAGACGAACGCGGCAGGCGCCCGGTGCTGGGCTATAGCGAGAAGATGCAAAACGATCCGAATTTTCGCGATTATGTTTTATTTCACGAGTATTTTCACGGGGACAACGGCCGCGGCGTTGGCGCCTCGCATCAAACCGGCTGGACGGGATTGGTGGCCAAGCTGTTGCAGCCGAGAGCGGCTGAGAAGGCGTAG
- the msrB gene encoding peptide-methionine (R)-S-oxide reductase MsrB codes for MADNKTNSADAGPKIEKLEKPRDEWRRLLTPEQYAVLFEEDTEYPFTSPLNKEKRDGTYICAACYLPLFSSSAKFESGTGWPSFFQPLSGRLGTKTDYKLMVPRTEYHCIRCGGHQGHVFDDGPPPTGLRYCNNGIALKFVPEGEPLPHLRN; via the coding sequence ATGGCCGACAATAAAACCAACTCTGCCGACGCCGGCCCGAAAATCGAAAAGCTGGAAAAACCTCGGGACGAATGGCGCCGCCTGTTGACGCCGGAACAGTACGCGGTGCTGTTCGAGGAGGATACCGAGTATCCATTCACCAGCCCGCTGAACAAAGAGAAGCGGGATGGAACATACATTTGCGCCGCCTGTTATCTGCCGCTGTTTTCTTCCAGCGCGAAGTTTGAGAGCGGCACCGGCTGGCCGAGTTTTTTTCAGCCCCTGAGTGGCCGCCTCGGCACGAAAACCGACTACAAGCTGATGGTCCCGAGAACGGAATATCATTGCATCCGCTGCGGCGGCCACCAGGGGCATGTGTTCGACGACGGCCCACCGCCGACCGGCCTGCGTTATTGCAACAACGGCATCGCACTGAAATTCGTGCCCGAGGGCGAGCCGCTGCCACATCTGAGAAATTGA
- the msrA gene encoding peptide-methionine (S)-S-oxide reductase MsrA translates to MNTLIIIVLLLSACQTSEQNRQNSSSAQASPVDKKNLATATFAGGCFWCMEPPFEQLAGVISVTSGYTGGHKLDPTYEEVSTGGTGHAEAVQVVYDSTQISYAQLLQVFWRNIDPLAVNRQFCDGGSQYRSGIFYHNEEQRRLAEESKQKLEKIKKFGRPIATEIVAATVFYPAEEYHQDYYKKNPLRYKTYRTGCGRDRRLKELWGEAN, encoded by the coding sequence ATGAATACGCTCATCATTATTGTTTTGTTATTGTCTGCTTGTCAAACTTCCGAGCAGAACCGACAAAACAGCAGTTCTGCTCAAGCCAGTCCGGTTGACAAAAAAAATCTGGCGACCGCGACTTTTGCCGGCGGTTGCTTTTGGTGCATGGAGCCGCCGTTTGAACAACTGGCCGGCGTCATTTCGGTGACCTCGGGTTATACCGGCGGCCACAAGCTCGATCCCACTTATGAAGAAGTTTCAACAGGCGGAACGGGACACGCCGAGGCGGTGCAGGTGGTTTATGATTCAACGCAGATCAGCTACGCCCAGCTCTTGCAAGTGTTTTGGCGCAACATCGATCCGTTGGCGGTGAACCGGCAATTCTGTGACGGCGGCTCGCAATATCGCTCGGGGATTTTTTATCACAATGAGGAGCAGCGGCGTCTGGCCGAGGAGTCGAAGCAGAAATTGGAGAAGATAAAAAAATTCGGCCGGCCCATCGCCACGGAGATTGTTGCCGCAACGGTGTTCTATCCGGCGGAAGAGTATCACCAGGATTATTACAAAAAAAATCCACTGCGCTACAAGACATATCGAACCGGCTGCGGACGGGATCGCCGCCTCAAAGAGCTTTGGGGTGAGGCGAATTGA
- a CDS encoding CoA pyrophosphatase — MLIDPHHISQLLQNFRGRFVSNRRMTAAAVMMILFDSSPGREGGAQTNILLIERTKDRSRHSGQIAFPGGKIEADDASPLAAALRETQEEIGVNIEQLALLGSMGFFRTLTSGFDAAVHLAWTPAPLNWLPCQREVAAVYEIPLAGLYAQFNPNLRLQRRTDLMNLHFHWQVPHSSRTICIWGLTARVLHCFFQMLQNSLTGR; from the coding sequence ATGCTAATCGACCCACATCATATTTCCCAACTGCTGCAGAATTTTCGGGGCCGCTTCGTCTCCAATCGTCGCATGACAGCCGCCGCGGTGATGATGATTCTGTTTGATTCATCGCCGGGGCGAGAGGGCGGCGCGCAGACCAACATTCTGCTCATCGAAAGAACCAAGGACCGCTCGCGGCATTCCGGTCAAATCGCCTTTCCCGGCGGCAAGATCGAAGCGGACGACGCTTCGCCGCTGGCAGCAGCACTCCGCGAAACGCAGGAAGAGATCGGGGTGAATATCGAACAGCTCGCTTTGTTGGGCAGCATGGGCTTTTTCCGCACGCTCACCTCTGGCTTCGATGCCGCGGTGCACCTCGCTTGGACGCCGGCGCCGTTAAATTGGCTGCCGTGCCAGCGCGAAGTCGCGGCGGTTTATGAAATTCCGCTGGCTGGCCTTTATGCCCAGTTCAATCCGAATTTACGCTTGCAAAGACGAACGGATTTGATGAATTTGCATTTTCATTGGCAAGTGCCCCATTCATCTCGAACGATTTGCATTTGGGGATTGACGGCGAGGGTGCTGCATTGTTTCTTTCAGATGCTGCAAAACTCATTGACCGGTCGCTGA
- a CDS encoding zf-HC2 domain-containing protein: protein MTCNEIKIQLMDFLYDEIEPESERLVRVHLQNCSACRADYEALSRTSLTLKAWENEDPRLHLVFVRENKNWLGALKEKLLPAETPAWAKAASLAAGVALGVLLISALLNTEISFNNGAFTYRTSLLPRASATVDSQLVAQIQQQLDEKYRQLLLASQQQQLDEFNRTLAKFAAEIDRQRQSDLMLVGRGLNEFQEHTNSRFERNDELLHQFLRSVKLPPQR from the coding sequence ATGACGTGTAATGAGATCAAAATTCAGTTGATGGATTTTTTGTATGACGAGATCGAGCCCGAATCCGAAAGACTCGTGCGGGTGCATTTGCAAAACTGTTCGGCATGCCGCGCCGACTACGAAGCGTTGAGCCGCACCAGCCTCACGCTCAAAGCCTGGGAAAACGAAGACCCACGCCTGCACCTGGTTTTCGTGCGGGAAAATAAAAACTGGCTCGGCGCTTTAAAAGAAAAACTTTTGCCTGCCGAAACGCCGGCGTGGGCAAAGGCGGCGTCGTTGGCCGCCGGTGTTGCGCTTGGCGTGCTCTTGATCAGTGCGCTTTTGAATACGGAAATTTCATTCAACAATGGCGCTTTCACTTATCGCACCAGCCTGCTGCCGCGAGCTTCCGCTACAGTTGACTCGCAGCTCGTTGCGCAGATTCAGCAGCAACTCGATGAGAAATACCGGCAGTTGCTGCTCGCCAGCCAGCAACAACAGCTCGACGAATTCAACCGCACGCTGGCGAAATTCGCCGCGGAAATCGATCGGCAGCGGCAAAGCGATTTGATGTTGGTTGGACGCGGTCTCAACGAGTTTCAGGAACACACCAATTCGCGTTTTGAGCGTAATGATGAATTGCTCCACCAATTCTTGCGCTCAGTGAAATTGCCGCCCCAACGGTGA
- a CDS encoding sigma-70 family RNA polymerase sigma factor → MTDGDLINKFLSGPDTVEGTNAFNTLVWRWEKPMYNFILRYLGRRDEARDLTQQVFIKVYHNLSRLKDRGKFSSWIYQIAANLCRDLIKQSRRRQSFSLEKLQESGALDEASHPGLTLLPEASLHPDRVVSRNELREILEKALQEIPEEQRLVVIMKEYQGLKFTEIAEALDVSVNTIKSRMYYGLSALKKILAQWHIDEEVMLYDV, encoded by the coding sequence ATGACGGATGGCGATTTGATCAATAAATTTCTGAGCGGGCCGGATACCGTCGAGGGCACGAATGCGTTCAACACGCTGGTGTGGCGTTGGGAAAAGCCGATGTACAACTTCATCCTGCGCTATCTCGGCAGGCGGGATGAAGCGCGGGATTTGACCCAGCAGGTTTTTATCAAAGTTTATCACAACCTGTCGCGCTTAAAAGACCGCGGGAAATTCTCGTCGTGGATTTATCAGATTGCGGCCAATCTTTGCCGCGACCTGATCAAACAAAGCCGGCGGCGACAATCATTTTCTTTGGAAAAATTGCAGGAAAGCGGCGCGCTCGACGAAGCCAGCCATCCCGGTTTGACGTTGCTGCCGGAAGCTTCGCTGCATCCAGACAGAGTCGTGAGCCGAAACGAGCTGCGGGAAATTCTCGAAAAGGCTCTGCAAGAAATTCCCGAAGAGCAGCGCCTCGTCGTTATTATGAAAGAATATCAGGGCTTGAAATTTACTGAAATCGCCGAGGCGCTCGATGTTTCGGTCAACACCATCAAATCCCGCATGTATTACGGCTTGTCGGCGTTGAAAAAAATCCTCGCACAGTGGCATATTGATGAGGAGGTGATGTTATATGACGTGTAA
- a CDS encoding amidohydrolase family protein, which translates to MCISWKIHQPIRWVILTLLIGLPLSLPAQSNFIKALVGGMLIDGYGGKPVRNSVIVIEGERIKAIGQVGALQIPAGAEIISTEGMSVLPGLWDMHVHLMINGHSDYAHWDKKYPALFESVIMPASAQQLLLAGVTSARDLGGPLKASLAVRDAIKAGKIPGPTLYVSGPFIQHEPYPGTELFRWGVNGVADARAKVRQLAQAGVNCIKLIDQDQMTMEEVIAVVDEAHKHKLTVVAHAHRPEEIRRGLLAGVDCFEHTGLATAPEYPADVIDMIRARTAKMNLGPLFWCPTIEGLTNYEYTRDNPEWLDDPSWHVGLPDSIIADIKASIQYPERLPYFQITPNRRPTLARKFRQLKESGVVMIVGTDSGIPMKFHSMSTWHELDIWVNRYGVDPMEAIRAATYWPSVLMKVDREVGTISEGKYADIIAVRGDVLRYINLLQDVDVVIKHGKRYK; encoded by the coding sequence ATGTGCATTTCATGGAAGATTCATCAGCCGATTCGATGGGTAATTTTGACCCTGCTGATTGGCCTGCCATTATCACTTCCAGCTCAATCCAATTTCATCAAAGCGCTGGTGGGGGGGATGCTCATTGATGGTTACGGCGGCAAGCCGGTTCGCAACAGCGTGATTGTCATCGAAGGCGAGCGCATCAAAGCCATTGGGCAGGTCGGCGCGCTGCAAATTCCAGCCGGCGCGGAAATCATTTCGACTGAAGGTATGAGTGTTTTGCCGGGTCTGTGGGACATGCACGTGCACCTGATGATCAACGGCCACAGCGATTATGCGCATTGGGACAAAAAATATCCGGCGCTGTTCGAATCGGTGATCATGCCAGCCTCGGCGCAACAACTTCTGCTTGCTGGCGTCACCAGCGCGCGTGATCTGGGCGGGCCGCTCAAAGCCAGCCTCGCCGTGCGCGACGCGATCAAGGCCGGAAAAATTCCCGGGCCGACGCTTTACGTTTCCGGGCCTTTCATTCAGCACGAGCCTTATCCCGGCACCGAATTGTTTCGCTGGGGCGTCAACGGCGTCGCCGACGCTCGCGCCAAAGTGCGGCAACTGGCACAAGCCGGCGTGAATTGCATCAAGCTGATTGATCAGGATCAAATGACGATGGAGGAAGTCATCGCCGTTGTTGACGAGGCGCACAAACACAAGCTCACCGTTGTCGCGCACGCCCATCGTCCCGAAGAAATCCGCCGCGGGCTTTTGGCCGGCGTGGATTGTTTTGAGCACACCGGTCTGGCAACGGCGCCGGAATATCCGGCTGATGTGATTGACATGATCCGCGCCCGCACCGCCAAGATGAATCTTGGCCCGCTTTTTTGGTGCCCGACAATTGAGGGTCTGACGAATTATGAATACACGCGCGATAATCCCGAATGGCTCGATGATCCCTCGTGGCACGTTGGTCTGCCGGATTCCATCATCGCTGATATCAAAGCTTCCATTCAATATCCGGAACGGCTTCCGTATTTTCAAATTACGCCCAATCGCCGCCCGACACTGGCGCGTAAATTTCGACAGCTCAAAGAATCCGGCGTCGTCATGATCGTCGGCACGGATAGCGGCATCCCGATGAAGTTTCACAGCATGTCGACCTGGCACGAGCTTGACATCTGGGTCAACCGATACGGCGTCGATCCGATGGAAGCGATTCGCGCGGCGACGTACTGGCCATCGGTCTTGATGAAAGTCGATCGCGAGGTGGGCACCATCAGTGAAGGCAAGTACGCGGACATCATCGCGGTGCGGGGCGACGTGTTGCGGTATATCAATCTGCTGCAAGACGTGGATGTGGTGATCAAGCATGGGAAGAGATACAAATGA
- a CDS encoding deoxynucleoside kinase encodes MPQSPQRTSPGQTGPFVAIAGNIGVGKTTLTKMLVERFGWTGFFEKEIANPYLADFYQDMPAWAFQSQIFFLKERLKDHLQIQAAGAPSVQDRTIYEDAEIFALNLFERGLMHARDYACYADLYHAISSSLRPPDLFVYLRASTWTLISRIRKRGRAYEQNIDKEYLAQLNRNYERWVKRIFDHHNVMIADTDAHDVYRDKEWLEGVIEEIQRRVA; translated from the coding sequence ATGCCGCAAAGTCCTCAGAGAACCAGCCCTGGCCAGACTGGTCCTTTCGTCGCCATTGCCGGCAACATCGGCGTCGGAAAAACCACGCTCACCAAAATGCTGGTTGAGCGCTTTGGCTGGACGGGCTTTTTTGAAAAGGAGATCGCCAATCCCTATCTTGCCGATTTTTATCAGGACATGCCGGCGTGGGCGTTTCAATCACAGATTTTTTTCCTCAAAGAGCGCTTGAAAGATCATTTGCAAATTCAAGCCGCCGGCGCGCCCAGCGTGCAGGATCGCACCATTTACGAAGACGCCGAGATTTTCGCGCTCAATCTTTTCGAGCGCGGCTTGATGCACGCCCGCGATTACGCCTGTTACGCGGATTTGTACCATGCGATTTCATCGTCGCTGCGGCCGCCGGATTTGTTCGTTTATTTGCGCGCCTCGACCTGGACGTTGATCAGCCGCATTCGCAAGCGCGGCCGTGCTTACGAGCAGAATATCGACAAAGAATATCTCGCCCAGCTCAACCGCAATTACGAACGCTGGGTGAAAAGAATTTTCGATCACCACAACGTCATGATCGCCGATACCGACGCCCACGACGTCTATCGCGACAAAGAATGGTTGGAGGGAGTGATTGAGGAAATTCAACGGCGCGTGGCGTGA
- a CDS encoding peptidylprolyl isomerase yields MPCRRFFAAPVLVLLVAGCGNHDQAMEEIIRLEDRRAPAAALEKFLVSRNSAVQRRAVIALGRMQDAEAVPLLVPLLEISDAATRVAAVFALGQLSQPQTTHLLLQRYPKEKDLEVRLALIEAVSKTADDSMMSAVNAALLNWFSDQIPIVRAEAALAAARLAHRGLKKMDWGVPLAKLLNDKDEEARWRAAYALMRLYSGGQTAPDSTTVQNLIAALKDRSTRVRMQAGRALGAMKSAAALEALTDAGKNDADWRVRVNANSALGNLETPDLPTRLALADSNMHVRIAALRALGTATERMRRSGVLQNAAAQIAFLRERLHARGTWQEQFNAATALAAISREAAIPDLAALMEHENAYFRSRIAEALGITAAAEAFVYLEKMSRDSATIVQIAALEALPKLPATVRAKATPIYLEALQRGDAVVTAVAAENLAADSLQRKSHAAAILAAYQKLRSPVDAEAAQMIFAALAQCGDLSAKPLLEEAVKFPDKPFARYAAEALKKLTGEDYSGQVPKETKPTQEFSYTDIQRLAGAAAMIETNKGNIEIKFYPDDAPLTVLNFVRLAQKGFFDGLLIHRVVPNFVIQTGDPRGDQWGSPGYAIRSEFSRRRYTAGVVGMASAGPDTEGSQFFITHSDQPHLDGKYTIFGRVKTGMEVVEALQVGDRMENVTIRF; encoded by the coding sequence ATGCCTTGTCGGCGATTTTTTGCAGCGCCTGTTTTGGTCTTGCTTGTGGCGGGTTGCGGCAATCATGATCAGGCGATGGAGGAGATCATTCGTTTGGAAGATCGCCGGGCGCCCGCGGCCGCATTGGAAAAATTTCTTGTTTCTCGCAACAGCGCCGTTCAGCGCCGAGCTGTGATTGCACTCGGACGAATGCAAGATGCCGAAGCCGTGCCTTTGCTCGTGCCGCTGTTGGAAATTTCCGATGCGGCGACGCGCGTCGCGGCGGTTTTTGCGCTCGGCCAGTTGTCGCAACCGCAAACCACCCATTTGCTGCTGCAGCGTTATCCCAAGGAAAAAGATCTCGAAGTCCGGCTCGCCCTCATCGAAGCCGTGAGCAAAACAGCTGATGATTCGATGATGTCGGCTGTGAACGCGGCGTTGTTGAATTGGTTTTCGGATCAAATTCCGATTGTGCGGGCTGAAGCCGCGCTGGCCGCGGCGCGATTGGCGCATCGAGGTTTAAAAAAAATGGACTGGGGCGTGCCGCTCGCCAAGTTGCTGAACGACAAAGACGAAGAAGCTCGTTGGCGTGCGGCGTATGCATTGATGCGGCTTTATAGCGGCGGCCAAACCGCGCCCGACTCGACCACGGTGCAAAACTTGATTGCCGCCCTCAAAGATCGCAGCACCCGCGTTCGAATGCAGGCGGGCCGCGCGCTCGGCGCCATGAAATCAGCCGCGGCTTTGGAAGCGCTCACCGATGCGGGCAAAAACGACGCCGATTGGCGCGTGCGCGTGAATGCAAACAGCGCACTCGGCAATCTCGAAACGCCGGATTTGCCAACGCGGCTGGCTTTGGCCGACTCGAATATGCACGTTCGCATCGCGGCTTTGCGGGCGTTGGGAACGGCGACGGAACGAATGCGACGAAGCGGCGTCCTGCAAAATGCCGCAGCACAGATTGCTTTTTTGCGAGAACGCCTGCACGCTCGCGGCACTTGGCAGGAACAATTCAACGCCGCTACAGCTTTGGCGGCCATTTCGCGTGAAGCGGCCATTCCAGATTTGGCGGCGTTGATGGAACACGAGAACGCCTATTTTCGCAGCCGCATCGCGGAAGCGTTGGGAATAACCGCAGCTGCCGAGGCCTTTGTTTATTTGGAAAAAATGTCGCGGGATTCTGCGACGATCGTACAAATCGCTGCATTGGAAGCTTTACCAAAATTACCGGCGACGGTTCGAGCCAAGGCCACGCCGATTTATCTCGAAGCGCTGCAGCGCGGCGATGCCGTGGTCACAGCGGTGGCGGCTGAAAATCTCGCTGCCGACAGCTTGCAGAGAAAGTCTCATGCCGCGGCGATTTTGGCTGCGTATCAAAAGCTTCGGTCGCCAGTCGATGCCGAGGCGGCGCAGATGATTTTTGCGGCGCTGGCGCAATGCGGCGATCTCAGCGCCAAACCTCTGCTCGAAGAAGCCGTCAAATTTCCGGATAAGCCGTTTGCCCGCTACGCCGCCGAGGCGCTCAAAAAATTAACCGGCGAAGATTATTCCGGGCAAGTTCCCAAGGAAACCAAGCCAACACAGGAATTCAGTTACACAGATATTCAACGGCTCGCGGGGGCGGCCGCGATGATTGAAACCAACAAAGGCAACATCGAAATCAAGTTTTATCCCGACGACGCACCGTTGACGGTGTTGAATTTCGTGCGTCTGGCGCAGAAAGGGTTTTTTGATGGCCTGCTGATTCATCGCGTCGTGCCGAATTTTGTGATTCAAACCGGCGACCCGCGCGGCGATCAATGGGGCTCGCCGGGATATGCCATTCGCTCGGAGTTCAGCCGGCGGCGTTACACCGCGGGCGTGGTGGGAATGGCGAGCGCCGGCCCGGATACCGAAGGCTCGCAATTTTTTATCACACATTCCGATCAGCCGCATCTCGACGGCAAATACACGATTTTTGGCCGGGTCAAAACCGGCATGGAAGTTGTCGAGGCGCTGCAAGTCGGCGATCGAATGGAAAACGTCACGATTCGATTTTAA